AGCCACAGAGCGCAATCGTGAACCAATTCTCGAAGTACTTTTACAAGTATTGCCTGGGAGTGGTACAGTTTTGGAAATTGCCAGCGGGACAGGCGAACACGCAGTCTATTTTGCATCCAAATTCAAAAATTGTATGTGGCTGCCAACAGATGTTAACCCCCAAGCCAGAGCCAGTATAGCTGCCTGGACTGAACATTATCAATGTCAAAATGTTTATCCACCCCTAGAGCTTGATGTCAAAGAACCAGTTTGGGTCGTAGAGAAAGAAATAGCAACCAACTGGCTAAATACTTCACCAATTACGGCGATCGTTAATATTAATATGATTCACATTTCACCGTGGTCAGCTTGTTTAGGACTAGTGGCTGGTGCAGGTCGCATCTTACCTGTAGGTGGGATTTTCTATTTATATGGGCCTTTTAAACAAGGCGGAGAACATACAGCCCCAAGTAATGCAGCTTTTGATGAATATTTACGCACTCAAAATCCAGAATGGGGTGTGCGTAACTTAGAGGATGTCATAGCCACCGCTAAAACAGAAAATCTTGTCGTGAAGCAAATTGACAAAATGCCGGCAAATAATCTCTCGGTAGTTTTTGAACGAACTGAGAATGTAACTTTTGGGTGATGTCTGCGAACCGCCTTGAGCAGTTGCATCACTCAGTTTAAAAAAGCCAAAAATAGGTAAGCACCAGAGTCACCACAGTTAATGGTAGTCCAAATCGCAAATGCTCACCAAATGTCAGCCGATATCCTTTCTTCGCAACTGCCTCCGCTACAATCAAATTGGCTACAGAACCCAACAGCGTCAAATTTCCTGCCAATGTGGAAGCCGCCGCCAGCAGTAGCCAAGTTTGGGTGTTGGGATGGGGAATGAGGTTATGTAGCAGCAGTACCGCCGGCACATTAGATACCAAATTTGACAACAATACTGTTACTCCCAGAATGCTCAAGGGATCGTTAACAAAACGGGTAAACGATTCTAGGACACCCAGTTTCTGTACACCCTCGGTAAGGATAAATAGCCCACAAAACATCAATAGCAAATCCCAGTCTACTTTTTGCAAAGTTCGCTCTGGCTTGATACGGCGTGTTACTAGTAATAGTCCGGCAGCAATTAGAGTAGTCTCAGCAGTGGGAATTCCCAACAAAAACGCTACTAACAATCCAGTAGTAATTAGCAGACTCTTGGCTAACAAAGGTTTAAAGATGCGGTAGCGTGGTGGTTCTACTTTCAAATAAGGACGCAGCGATCGCACCTCTGGATACAACCACCATAACCAACCTACTTGGATTACCAAACTTATGAAAGCTAGTGGTGTCAAAGCTTGGGCAAAGTCTAAATAACTAATCCCAGAAAATGAACCAATTAAAATATTCTGCGGATTGCCGCTGAGGGTAGCGACAGAACCAAGATTTGTTGCGCCAGCCAATGCTAACAGGTAGGGAATAGGGTTGAGATTGAGTAATTGAGTGATGCCGACTACCAGGGGTGTGAGGATCAGGGCGATCGTATCATTGAGAAACAGCGCCGAAAGCAAGCCGCTACCAAAAGTTAGGCCGATTAATAACCCGAATGGACTGTGGATATAACGGATAGTGTAATCAACAGCTAACTGGAAAAAACCTGAAGCTGCAAGATTAGCGCTAATGATCATCATGCCGAACAAGAAGACAAGGGTTTTATAGTCAATAGCACTCCACGCCGCAGATAGATCAAGTAATCTCAATGCCATCAACAACGCTGCACCCACAAGGGCGATGGTGGCACGATTCATCCGCAGTCCGGGTAAATAGCCCATTCCTAAACCAATGTAAGTCAGCAAAATTACCAAGTACCGCAGAACTACCATCGCCTACTCTCCAACTTTAGCTAACTTAAGATATAGATTAAGTGTCTGGCATAAAGAACCAAAATAAAGCTAAAGCATGGGTGGCGATCGCTATCATATTCAAAAAGCCAGCCAATTTCATTTGATTGTGCTGTCTACCAATAAAATTAAAACTGCCCTGGCGGATAACCAGAGCAGATAGAGAGAAGGAAAGATAGATTTAAGAAGGGGAATTTTAGAGCTTTATCCCCGGTTTACACATAGTAAATTTGCTATGTAATTAAATACATCTTCAGTTCTATGCTTTCCGGTAAGACAGCAAAAAATTTTTGGGTTCGCTCTAAGCAGCTATTTGTCTCACTTTTGTACAACTGGTGTAAGTATTTGCTCAATCGCAGCCAGTATATCTGCATCTAACTTCACTCCTGATGCAGCAGCGTTATCAACAACTTGTTCTGGACGACTAGCACCAATAATTGCTGAAGACACACGCTCATCTCGCAATATCCAAGCCAGTGCCAATTGCGGCATACTCAAACCCAAGTCTTGAGCAATTGATTTGAGTTTTTGGACTGCGGTGAGAGTGCGATCATTAAATAACTCCTCCCGCAAAAACGAATTCATCTTGTCGTTTGCAGCGCGAGAATCTTGCGGTGGCGCTTGTCCTGGCTGATATTTACCTGTAAGTACACCTTGAGCCAACGGCGACCAAACAATCTGACCAACACCATTAGCCGCACACAAGGGAAATACTTGTGCTTCCGGTTTGCGCCATAGCATAGAATATTGCGGCTGGCTGGAAACAAAACGTTCAACATCAGTTAAATTGAGCGCTGCTTGGATTTGTTCTGGACTCCACTCGCTAAAGCCAATGTAACGCGCTTTTCCCTGACGCACTACCTCAGTCAGGGCTGTCATTGTTTCTTCTAACGGTGTATTTGGATCGTAACGATGGCATTGGTACAGGTCAACGTAATCGGTACGCAGTCGCTGTAAGGAAGCATCAATTTGTTTGCGGATTTGGGCTGCTGAAAGTCCTCTATCAGTAGCTGACATTGGAAAGAAGACTTTGGTCGCTAAGATATATGATGAACGCTCAATTCCTTGCAATACTTCTCCCAAAAAGGATTCCGCTCCACCATTTGCGTAAACATTGGCAGTATCAATAAAGTTAATTCCAACGTCAAAAGCTTTGTGAATACAAGCCTCGGCATTTTGCTGTTCTACGCCACCCCCATAAGTTAACCAGGAACCAAGACTAATTTCGGAAACGCGCAACTCACTGTTTCCTAATTGTCTGTATTTCATTTGGATGTCTTGTTTTACGGATGTTTGCATCTTGTTTAATCCCCGAAAAGCGATTTTTAGCGTATTTACAAACTTTGTCTTAAGCCGCCAGAGCTTTCCTCATTCAAATTGCAGATATTTTGTCTATCTAAATATGCCTATGAGCAGTGAGAATATTACAAGGTTTGTTCATGAGGTCTAAACTACACCTTACTTCTTGGTTACATCGGCTATGATGGCGAAAAAATCCAGCTATGCAGCACCGCAATTTACAGTTCCTATTTGTGTTAATAGCTCCATTTGTCGCGATCGCAGTTCTTAACACCCCCTTCATCCCTAGTTGGCAAACTGCTCAAGGGTCGATTTTTGTGGGAATGTGGTTACTAGCGTTGGGAATAAGTATTATATTTTTAAAAAAGCCCCAGCCATTGCCAATTTTCAACAGGCGGATTTTTTTAGGTCTTTACTTATTATTATCCAGTGGAATATTCTTACTAGCGCTATATATTTGGGCAATTTCTGGCATATTTGATTTTAACTTAAAGCAAGTAATTAATTATCCAGGCTATTCTAAAACTTTCTATCTTTATGAACAGACTTGTTTTCCACCTGATACTGCCACTGAATGTGGTAATTATCATGGCAAACTAACTACCAAAATTGCTTTTATGCCAATCATGACTACAAAGTTTAAATGTCGTTGTTTATTTGGAGAACCACAGCGTATTAATAACACATTAGTCATTCCTTTAGAAGCAAATTTGGATAAAAATATATCTTCAATTATGATTAATCTCAACAATGCTGTAGTCATTCAAAATCACACTATATACAGAAATAATTAATGTATCTGAGTAATTTTTGCCGAATAAATATGCCACATCCTTTGCTTGAGAGTAGAACCAGGAATATCATTAATACGCCGCAAGGTATAACTACCTTTAAAATGCTTCACTTTTCCATTCACAGTTTTAGAGGTAATAGTAACAGGAATTTCTATATAAGATGAACCTGCTGCTCCATCTAACCTCCCAGGTTCTCCAATATCCACTTTGACAGAAAGTGTATCCTTAAACCCTTGGCTAAATTGCTCAAAAGATTGTTGACTAGCGGCACCATTATTTGACCAGTCTAAATAAGCACTTTTATAGTCTTGATGATTAATAGCGTTGTAATAGTGACGAATCACTTGAACAGCTTGTTTTTGGCTGTCTTGAGTTATCATAGAAGCAGACACTTGCAGCGGAAATACTTGAGTGTTTTTATAACTTTGAGTCTCCTCTGCAACGTCCTGTTGATTATTGGTAGTAAAGCTTACAGCCTTGCTAACATCAAAAGAGAGTTGTTTTTCACTTTGTTTACTAAGAGATGCACTACAAGCTGTCATCGTTATAGATACTAAACCTATAAGCAATAATGATTGATATTGCTTGGTGTGGTTGAGATTTCTCTCAATTATGGAAGATATGCTCATGGTTAATAAACCTAATTACTGAGTTAGAGGTCTTTATTTATTTAGACGCATACAATTTGATTGTTGTTCTTTCATCAGGTTGAATAATATATAAAACGCGCTCAGGCAAAGATACAGCTTTTAAAAACAAAGCCATATTCTCAAGGCTTTTCCAGCTTTTCAACCTTCATCCTCATGTTTATCCAGTAATATTAAAGACTAGATACCAATCTGAGTCCTAGTACACCAGCCAAAATTAAGCCAATGCAAATAAAACGCTTTACAGAAGCAGGTTCACCAAATAAAATTACCCCTAACAAAGCCGTACCGATTGCCCCTATTCCAGTCCAAACAGCATAAGCAGTACCTACTGGTAGTGTGCGTAGCGCTATCGATAAAAAGAAAAAGCTCAACATCATACAAACAACTGTGGGAATACTGAAAACCAGCTTCGTAAAGCCTTGAGAATATTTCAGCCCAATAGCCCAGACAATTTCTAATAAACCTGCAACCACCAGATACACCCATGCCATTGTTTATTCTCCTGTACCTTCAGCAATTACAAATGTCACTTTCTTAACGATATTTTCTTATAATAAATATTAGTAAATATTGCATTAAGTGAATATATATTGATTTGATAGCGATCGCAGATTCGCGGTAAGCTAATAGTAAATGTTTAGATAAGCACCAGTCATACTAATTATCAACGTCGATATTTGCAGCAAATAGTTTTATCTATAAATATTCATAAATAAAGAATAACCGCTTACTGCAAAAATAAAAAAGATAATTGCCGAGAAAATTACTACATCTCTAACTATAAATAAAATCCAGCTTTTTTTAAGCTCTTGTTTAAACTGAAGTTCTCGTAGCTGGCGCTCAAGTTCGGCATCAGCTGAAGACTGTTTATTTATTGCTGATATTACTAAGGGATTTTGGCCTTTACTAGCAATGATTTGGGATAAATCTTTCACCTCTGTCATGTTATTAGATGCCCACAATTTGAGTTTCCATGTTATCGTGATCATCTACAATCCAAAGATGTTTGCCTTTTTGCTTGGCTTCTAAAGCTACTTCTAAGAGTGCGATCGCTTTTAGTAGTACCTCCACATGATCTCCATGTAGCTGCTGTGCAAGATTATTTATGGTTTCGTACAATTCTGGTGATAATTCTAACTCTATTTGAATTCGTTGCGGTTGATTTTGTGCAGCCATTCCTGTAAACACTCTGCAAAAGGAGGTTTTTTGGTACTTGCAGTCATAGCGATCGCTATGCCCATTGATGAGTCAAGATAATTATCAGCGACAACTAAATGTCGTCTCTATAGATTATACCTACTTAACACTCAGCGTTAAATACAGCAGCCTTGTTTCAACAACAATTATTTATCTCTAACTACTTATTATACTGGCAATTAAAGCACCAAGTTACCCTATGATATAGAAGTAATTTTTCATTTGTTCTTACTTCTCAAAGCGTCAACAATAATTTCTGAAGACAAGTCGCTACTGTTTTGCTATAGCGACACTAACCTCAACAAAAAGGCTGACGCTCTTATATGTTGTCACAAATTTGCTAATTCTCTCGCTAATCGGTCTGCACTTGATATTATCTCACCCTCAATCAATCTTCTCTGATTGGTAATTCACCTACGAGTATTTCTGGAACTTAGTAATGAAGAAATTAATTAAAGGTCTGCGTGAATTTAAATCTAGCTATTTTTCAACGCACCAAGAACTATTTGAGCAACTCTCGCATGGTCAAAAACCTAGGGTATTATTTATCACTTGTTCCGATTCACGTCTTGACCCAAATTTAATTACACAAGCTCAGGTAGGTGAATTATTCGTGATTCGCAATGCAGGTAATATTATTCCACCCTATGGGGCAACTAATGGCGGGGAAGGTGCCACGATTGAATATGCAGTAGAAGCTTTAGGAATTCAGCAAATTATTGTCTGTGGCCACTCTCATTGCGGCGCGATGAAAGGACTAATGAAATTACAAGGTCTGAGGGAGGATTTGCCACTTGTTTATGATTGGCTCAAATATGCAGAAGCAACTCGTAGGCTAGTTTTAGACCACTACAGTCACTACCAGTCTGAAGAACTGTTAGAGATTATGATTGCTGAAAATGTTCTAACTCAAATTGAAAATTTACGGACTTATCCAGTAATTCACTCCAAGCTTTACCACGGCCAACTTAAAATTTATGCTTGGGTTTATCAAATAGAGTCAGGAGAAGTTTTAGCATACGATCCCGATAAACACGCCTATGTCTTACCTCAAAGTCAGCTGACCGAATCAGACACAGAAGATCCCATCCTCAATCAATTTCCAAATTGTGATATGGCAATTCGTTCTCCTCAAAACCAAGGAGTAGCATCTGAAAACTTCCCGATACCCCATCTTTCTCCAGAGCAAAGAGAGCGAATTTACCGCGGTTCAAATCATTCAAATTAA
This window of the Nostoc sp. HK-01 genome carries:
- a CDS encoding citrate transporter, which codes for MVVLRYLVILLTYIGLGMGYLPGLRMNRATIALVGAALLMALRLLDLSAAWSAIDYKTLVFLFGMMIISANLAASGFFQLAVDYTIRYIHSPFGLLIGLTFGSGLLSALFLNDTIALILTPLVVGITQLLNLNPIPYLLALAGATNLGSVATLSGNPQNILIGSFSGISYLDFAQALTPLAFISLVIQVGWLWWLYPEVRSLRPYLKVEPPRYRIFKPLLAKSLLITTGLLVAFLLGIPTAETTLIAAGLLLVTRRIKPERTLQKVDWDLLLMFCGLFILTEGVQKLGVLESFTRFVNDPLSILGVTVLLSNLVSNVPAVLLLHNLIPHPNTQTWLLLAAASTLAGNLTLLGSVANLIVAEAVAKKGYRLTFGEHLRFGLPLTVVTLVLTYFWLF
- a CDS encoding aldo/keto reductase, which produces MQTSVKQDIQMKYRQLGNSELRVSEISLGSWLTYGGGVEQQNAEACIHKAFDVGINFIDTANVYANGGAESFLGEVLQGIERSSYILATKVFFPMSATDRGLSAAQIRKQIDASLQRLRTDYVDLYQCHRYDPNTPLEETMTALTEVVRQGKARYIGFSEWSPEQIQAALNLTDVERFVSSQPQYSMLWRKPEAQVFPLCAANGVGQIVWSPLAQGVLTGKYQPGQAPPQDSRAANDKMNSFLREELFNDRTLTAVQKLKSIAQDLGLSMPQLALAWILRDERVSSAIIGASRPEQVVDNAAASGVKLDADILAAIEQILTPVVQK
- a CDS encoding SugE homolog, probable drug efflux protein, which translates into the protein MAWVYLVVAGLLEIVWAIGLKYSQGFTKLVFSIPTVVCMMLSFFFLSIALRTLPVGTAYAVWTGIGAIGTALLGVILFGEPASVKRFICIGLILAGVLGLRLVSSL
- a CDS encoding carbonic anhydrase, giving the protein MKKLIKGLREFKSSYFSTHQELFEQLSHGQKPRVLFITCSDSRLDPNLITQAQVGELFVIRNAGNIIPPYGATNGGEGATIEYAVEALGIQQIIVCGHSHCGAMKGLMKLQGLREDLPLVYDWLKYAEATRRLVLDHYSHYQSEELLEIMIAENVLTQIENLRTYPVIHSKLYHGQLKIYAWVYQIESGEVLAYDPDKHAYVLPQSQLTESDTEDPILNQFPNCDMAIRSPQNQGVASENFPIPHLSPEQRERIYRGSNHSN